From the genome of Phytohabitans rumicis, one region includes:
- the pdxT gene encoding pyridoxal 5'-phosphate synthase glutaminase subunit PdxT, translating into MNIGVFALQGDVREHLRALSSCGATATPVRRPSELDSVDALVIPGGESTTMSKLSVEFGLLEPIRKRIAGGMPVYGSCAGMIMLADRILDGRPDQESFGGIDMTVRRNAFGRQVDSFEGPVTLADFDEPFHAVFIRAPWVESVGGEVRVLGTAAGRIVAVREGGLLATAFHPELTGDLRVHRYFVELVRGFLG; encoded by the coding sequence GTGAACATAGGGGTATTCGCCCTGCAGGGGGATGTGCGGGAGCACCTGCGGGCCCTGTCGTCGTGTGGCGCGACCGCCACTCCGGTCCGCCGCCCATCGGAGCTGGACTCGGTCGACGCGCTGGTCATCCCCGGCGGGGAGTCGACCACGATGAGCAAGCTGTCCGTCGAGTTCGGCCTGCTGGAGCCGATCCGCAAGCGGATCGCCGGGGGCATGCCGGTGTACGGCTCGTGCGCCGGCATGATCATGCTGGCCGACCGGATTCTTGACGGCCGCCCCGACCAGGAGTCCTTCGGCGGCATCGACATGACCGTGCGGCGCAACGCGTTCGGCCGGCAGGTCGACTCGTTCGAAGGGCCGGTGACGCTGGCCGATTTCGACGAACCGTTCCACGCGGTCTTCATCCGCGCGCCCTGGGTGGAGAGCGTGGGCGGGGAGGTGCGGGTGCTTGGTACCGCCGCCGGTAGGATCGTTGCGGTTCGGGAGGGCGGTCTGCTCGCCACGGCCTTCCATCCGGAGTTGACCGGAGACCTGCGGGTCCACCGTTACTTCGTGGAACTGGTGCGCGGGTTTCTGGGATAG
- a CDS encoding YncE family protein, translating to MLTLRPFIAGTLALVLVAGCGGEGDAKPPASTVTPAEPATAATPAAAAPLNVYAAAGPGMLSETVRGHRELVYVPNTMSDDVTVIDPKTYKVVDTFYGGPEPQHVVPGYDLRTLYVASSRVPTGGLVPIDPRTGKSGKLINVQDVYNLYFTPDGKSAIVVAEAYQRLDFYDPKTWKRTKSLHFPECGGINHMDYSADAKTMLFSCEFANRMIVLDGTTHKKLRQFDLDVVPHGMPQDTRLTPDGKHFLVADMHANGVYVFDGAATRRTGFIKTGKGTHGIYFSRDGARAYVSNRGEGTITVLDTATLKPAATWRIPGGGSPDMGGVSADGTVLWLSGRYDGEVYAISTADGKLLARIPVGAGPHGLTIWPQPGRYSLGHTGNIR from the coding sequence GTGTTGACGCTCAGGCCGTTCATCGCCGGAACGCTCGCGCTGGTCCTCGTCGCCGGGTGCGGCGGCGAAGGGGACGCCAAGCCGCCCGCGTCCACCGTGACGCCCGCCGAGCCTGCCACCGCGGCGACCCCGGCGGCCGCCGCGCCGCTCAACGTGTACGCCGCGGCCGGGCCGGGGATGCTCAGCGAGACCGTGCGGGGCCACCGCGAGCTGGTCTACGTGCCCAACACGATGAGCGACGACGTGACGGTGATCGACCCGAAGACGTACAAGGTGGTGGACACCTTCTACGGTGGGCCGGAGCCGCAGCACGTCGTCCCGGGGTACGACCTGCGCACCCTCTACGTCGCCTCCAGCCGGGTGCCGACCGGCGGGCTGGTGCCGATCGACCCGCGTACCGGCAAGTCGGGCAAGTTGATCAACGTGCAGGACGTCTACAACCTGTATTTCACGCCGGACGGCAAGAGCGCGATCGTGGTGGCCGAGGCGTACCAGCGGCTGGACTTCTACGACCCGAAGACGTGGAAGCGGACGAAGTCGCTGCACTTTCCCGAGTGCGGCGGCATCAACCACATGGACTACTCGGCCGACGCCAAGACGATGCTGTTCAGCTGCGAGTTCGCCAACCGGATGATCGTGCTGGACGGCACCACACACAAGAAGTTGCGCCAGTTCGACCTCGACGTGGTGCCGCACGGGATGCCGCAGGACACCCGGCTGACCCCGGACGGCAAGCACTTCCTGGTCGCCGACATGCACGCCAACGGCGTCTACGTCTTCGACGGCGCCGCCACCAGGCGCACCGGCTTCATCAAGACCGGCAAGGGCACGCACGGCATCTACTTCAGCCGGGACGGCGCGCGGGCGTACGTGTCGAACCGGGGCGAGGGGACCATCACCGTGCTCGACACCGCCACCCTCAAGCCGGCCGCGACCTGGCGCATCCCGGGCGGCGGCAGCCCCGACATGGGTGGCGTCTCGGCGGACGGGACGGTGCTGTGGCTCTCCGGCCGGTACGACGGCGAGGTGTACGCGATCAGCACGGCGGACGGCAAGCTGCTGGCCCGCATCCCGGTCGGCGCCGGCCCGCACGGGCTGACCATCTGGCCCCAGCCCGGCCGCTACTCGCTAGGCCACACCGGCAACATCCGCTAG
- a CDS encoding cation:dicarboxylate symporter family transporter, with amino-acid sequence MVAAVAAGILVGLVAPDFAKELRPIGTGFVNLIKMMISPVIFCTIVLGVGSVRQAAKVGKVGGLALGYFLVMSTVALAIGLVVGNLIHPGSGLDLGASVAEAGQKAASGAVHESTADFLLGIIPTSLVSALTAGEVLQTLLVALLVGFAVQAMGTRGEPVLRAVGTIQRLVFKILTMIMWLAPIGAFGAMAAVVGATGVDALKSLAQIMFGFYATCFIFVFVVLGLLLRTVAGINLFALLRYLGREFLLILSTSSSESALPRLIAKMEHFGVSKPVVGITVPTGYSFNLDGTAIYLTMASLFVAQAMGDPLSVSEQISLLVFMIIASKGAAGITGAGLATLAGGLQSHRPELVDGVGLIVGIDRFMSEARALTNFAGNAVATVLIGTWTGEFDKDQARAVLSGESPFDETTMLDEHEDPAPVSPAVAVRV; translated from the coding sequence GTGGTCGCCGCCGTCGCCGCCGGCATCCTGGTCGGCCTGGTCGCGCCGGACTTCGCCAAGGAGCTCCGGCCGATCGGCACCGGCTTCGTCAACCTGATCAAGATGATGATCAGTCCGGTCATCTTCTGCACGATCGTGCTCGGCGTCGGCTCCGTACGGCAGGCCGCCAAGGTCGGCAAGGTCGGCGGCCTGGCGCTCGGCTACTTCCTCGTGATGTCCACGGTCGCGCTGGCCATCGGGCTGGTCGTCGGCAACCTCATCCACCCCGGCTCGGGCCTGGACCTGGGCGCCTCGGTGGCCGAGGCCGGCCAGAAGGCGGCCAGCGGTGCGGTCCACGAGAGCACGGCCGACTTCCTGCTGGGCATCATCCCGACGTCGCTGGTGTCCGCGCTGACCGCCGGCGAGGTGCTGCAGACCCTGCTGGTGGCGCTGCTCGTCGGGTTCGCGGTGCAGGCCATGGGTACGCGGGGCGAGCCCGTGCTGCGTGCGGTCGGGACCATCCAGCGGCTGGTCTTCAAGATCCTCACGATGATCATGTGGCTGGCGCCGATCGGGGCGTTCGGGGCGATGGCCGCGGTCGTCGGCGCCACCGGCGTGGACGCGCTGAAGAGCCTGGCGCAGATCATGTTCGGCTTCTACGCGACCTGCTTCATCTTCGTCTTCGTGGTGCTCGGCCTGCTGCTGCGGACGGTCGCCGGGATCAACCTCTTCGCGCTGCTGCGCTACCTCGGCCGGGAGTTCCTGCTGATCCTGTCGACGTCGTCGTCCGAGTCGGCGCTGCCCCGACTGATCGCGAAGATGGAGCACTTCGGGGTCAGCAAGCCGGTCGTCGGCATCACGGTGCCGACCGGGTACTCGTTCAACCTGGACGGCACGGCCATCTACCTGACGATGGCGTCGCTGTTCGTGGCCCAGGCGATGGGCGACCCGCTGTCGGTGAGCGAACAGATCTCGCTGCTGGTCTTCATGATCATCGCTTCCAAGGGCGCGGCCGGGATCACCGGCGCCGGGCTGGCCACGCTGGCCGGCGGGCTGCAGAGCCACCGTCCGGAACTGGTCGACGGCGTGGGCCTGATCGTCGGCATCGACCGCTTCATGTCCGAGGCGCGCGCCCTGACCAACTTCGCCGGCAACGCGGTCGCCACCGTCCTCATCGGCACCTGGACCGGCGAGTTCGACAAGGACCAGGCCCGCGCGGTCCTGTCCGGCGAGTCCCCCTTCGACGAGACCACGATGCTCGACGAGCACGAGGACCCCGCCCCCGTCTCCCCGGCGGTCGCGGTCCGGGTCTAG
- a CDS encoding YebC/PmpR family DNA-binding transcriptional regulator, protein MSGHSKWATTKHKKAVIDAKRGKLFARLIKNVEVAARTGGGDPAGNPTLYDAIQKAKKNSVPNDNIDRAVKRGSGLEAGGADYQTVTYEGYGPNGVAILIECLTDNRNRAATEVRTALTRNGGNLADAGSVAYMFTRKGVVIVPSSGVSEDDVLMAVLDAGAEEVNNLGEAFEVVSEPTDLVAVRTALQDAGIEYESAESSFVPSVNVPLDEEGARKVFKLIDVLEDCDDVQNVYANFDVSDEIMAAVG, encoded by the coding sequence ATGTCCGGCCACTCAAAGTGGGCGACGACCAAGCACAAGAAGGCGGTCATCGACGCCAAGCGGGGCAAGCTCTTCGCCCGGCTCATCAAGAACGTCGAGGTAGCGGCCCGTACGGGCGGCGGTGACCCGGCTGGTAACCCCACGCTCTACGACGCCATCCAAAAGGCCAAGAAGAACTCCGTACCCAACGACAACATCGACCGCGCGGTCAAGCGCGGCTCGGGCCTGGAGGCCGGCGGAGCCGACTACCAGACCGTCACGTACGAGGGCTACGGGCCCAACGGGGTGGCGATCCTGATCGAGTGCCTCACCGACAACCGCAACCGCGCCGCCACCGAGGTGCGGACGGCGCTGACCCGCAACGGCGGCAACCTGGCGGACGCGGGCTCGGTGGCGTACATGTTCACCCGCAAGGGCGTCGTGATCGTGCCGTCGTCCGGCGTCTCTGAGGATGACGTGCTGATGGCGGTGCTGGACGCGGGCGCGGAGGAGGTCAACAACCTCGGCGAGGCGTTCGAGGTGGTCAGCGAGCCGACCGACCTGGTCGCCGTCCGGACCGCGCTGCAGGACGCGGGCATCGAGTACGAGTCGGCCGAGTCGTCTTTCGTCCCGTCGGTGAACGTGCCGCTGGACGAGGAGGGCGCGCGCAAGGTGTTCAAGCTCATCGACGTGCTCGAAGACTGCGACGACGTGCAGAACGTCTACGCCAACTTCGACGTCTCCGACGAGATCATGGCCGCCGTCGGCTGA
- the pgsA gene encoding phosphatidylinositol phosphate synthase: MAKIFRVSARTALSSVAEPIARALLKLGITPNAVTVAGTVGVLVGAIGFGARGHLIIALTIVVVFALTDFLDGTMARMKGGSTKFGAFLDSSMDRVADAGIFGAVAYYLATRDDRWGMVAALLCLAVGQIVSYVKARAEGLGMTCNVGIAERPERLLSVGVGGLLAGLGLAWALPAALWILAGLSVITVGQRIAHVYKQANANTNV; encoded by the coding sequence ATGGCGAAGATCTTCCGCGTATCCGCTCGGACGGCCCTCAGCTCCGTCGCAGAGCCCATTGCCCGCGCCCTCCTCAAGCTGGGTATCACTCCGAACGCCGTCACGGTGGCCGGGACCGTCGGCGTGCTCGTCGGCGCGATCGGCTTCGGTGCCCGCGGCCACCTGATCATCGCACTCACGATCGTGGTCGTGTTCGCGCTCACCGACTTCCTCGACGGCACGATGGCCCGGATGAAGGGCGGCTCGACGAAGTTCGGGGCGTTCCTCGACTCCTCGATGGACCGGGTCGCCGACGCCGGCATCTTCGGCGCGGTGGCGTACTACCTGGCCACGCGGGACGACCGCTGGGGCATGGTCGCGGCGCTGCTCTGCCTGGCCGTCGGGCAGATCGTCTCCTACGTCAAGGCCCGTGCCGAGGGCCTCGGCATGACCTGCAACGTCGGCATCGCCGAACGCCCCGAGCGGCTGCTCAGCGTCGGCGTCGGCGGCCTGCTGGCCGGGCTGGGTCTCGCGTGGGCGCTGCCGGCCGCGCTGTGGATCCTCGCCGGGCTGTCCGTGATCACCGTCGGCCAGCGCATCGCGCACGTCTACAAGCAAGCGAACGCGAACACGAACGTATGA
- a CDS encoding response regulator, protein MTIRVLVVEDEPLIAEAHRAYTERVTGFSVVGVAHTARDAMAVLRGEPVDLVLLDLNLPDKHGLDVCRALRAAGSGTDVLAVTSARDIAMVRAAVALG, encoded by the coding sequence ATGACCATCCGAGTACTCGTCGTCGAGGACGAGCCGCTGATCGCCGAGGCGCACCGTGCCTATACCGAGCGGGTGACCGGCTTTTCCGTGGTGGGCGTCGCGCACACCGCCCGCGACGCGATGGCCGTGCTGCGGGGCGAGCCCGTCGACCTCGTACTCCTGGATCTGAATCTGCCCGACAAGCACGGCCTGGACGTGTGCCGCGCGCTGCGCGCGGCCGGGAGCGGCACCGACGTCCTAGCCGTGACGTCCGCGCGGGACATCGCGATGGTCCGGGCCGCGGTCGCCCTGGGGTGA
- a CDS encoding phosphatidylinositol mannoside acyltransferase: MTERSEGTSRLSLAEIGYAAGWRLVRALPRPVAAAAFRAGADYAARKRGRGTRRLAANLRRVVGQDSSEREFDALLKRALRSYARYWMEAFRLPSRSKEEILRDFSLDGDHMLAENVAAGRGSVVALPHGGNWDAAGAWVAARGWPIVTVAERLKPEGVYQRFLAYRRGLGMEILPADGGAFDVLVERLQQGYVVPLLADRDLSARGVEVSFFGGRARMPAGPALLALRTGCPLYTVTMWYEEDRARGALAGPLTVPADGPLDQRARALTQQVADGLAAGIAQYPEDWHMLQRLWLDSPATAQI, from the coding sequence ATGACCGAGCGTAGCGAGGGAACCAGCCGGCTCAGCCTCGCCGAAATCGGGTATGCCGCCGGGTGGCGGCTGGTCCGGGCGCTGCCCAGGCCGGTCGCGGCGGCGGCCTTCCGGGCCGGCGCCGACTACGCGGCGCGCAAACGCGGCAGGGGTACGCGGCGGCTAGCTGCCAACTTGCGCAGGGTGGTAGGCCAGGATTCGTCGGAGCGCGAGTTTGACGCGCTCTTGAAGCGGGCACTGCGCTCGTACGCGCGCTACTGGATGGAGGCGTTCCGGCTGCCGTCGCGGTCGAAGGAGGAGATCCTGCGCGACTTCAGCCTCGACGGCGACCACATGCTCGCCGAGAACGTCGCGGCCGGCCGGGGGTCGGTCGTGGCGCTCCCGCACGGCGGCAACTGGGACGCCGCCGGCGCCTGGGTCGCCGCCCGCGGCTGGCCCATCGTCACGGTCGCCGAACGCCTCAAGCCCGAGGGCGTCTACCAGCGCTTCCTCGCGTACCGGCGGGGTTTGGGCATGGAGATCCTGCCGGCCGACGGCGGCGCGTTCGACGTCCTGGTCGAGCGCCTCCAGCAGGGGTACGTCGTGCCGCTGCTCGCCGACCGGGACCTGTCCGCCCGCGGCGTCGAGGTGAGCTTCTTCGGCGGCCGGGCCCGGATGCCCGCCGGGCCGGCGCTGCTGGCCCTGCGTACCGGCTGCCCGCTATACACCGTCACCATGTGGTACGAGGAGGACCGCGCCCGGGGCGCCCTGGCCGGCCCGCTCACGGTGCCCGCGGACGGCCCCCTCGACCAGCGGGCGCGGGCGCTGACCCAGCAGGTCGCCGACGGCCTGGCGGCGGGCATCGCCCAGTACCCCGAGGACTGGCACATGCTGCAGCGACTGTGGCTGGACAGCCCGGCAACCGCACAGATCTAA
- a CDS encoding helix-turn-helix domain-containing protein, whose protein sequence is MTHYLLKPFTFAAFQDKLMRYAQYRSQVLAAGEVAAQHEVDRVFAMLRGESTGSLPKGLDAGTLDLVLAALRADPSGLSAAEVAARTGTSRVTARRYLEHLAEARRVVRASRYGAPGRPEVEYRPA, encoded by the coding sequence GTGACGCACTACCTGCTCAAGCCGTTCACGTTCGCGGCGTTCCAGGACAAGCTCATGCGGTACGCCCAGTACCGCAGCCAGGTGCTCGCGGCCGGCGAGGTGGCCGCCCAGCACGAGGTGGACCGGGTGTTCGCGATGCTGCGCGGCGAGTCGACCGGCTCGCTGCCGAAGGGCCTGGACGCGGGCACGCTCGACCTGGTCCTGGCCGCCCTGCGGGCCGACCCGAGCGGCCTGTCGGCGGCCGAGGTGGCGGCGCGCACCGGCACGTCCCGGGTGACCGCCCGCCGCTACCTGGAGCACCTGGCCGAGGCGCGCCGCGTGGTCCGCGCCTCGCGCTACGGCGCCCCCGGACGCCCCGAAGTCGAATACCGCCCGGCCTAG
- the pdxS gene encoding pyridoxal 5'-phosphate synthase lyase subunit PdxS translates to MAEITTQSSAPVTGTARVKRGMAEMLKGGVIMDVVTAEQAKIAEDAGAVAVMALERVPADIRAQGGVSRMSDPDMIDSIISAVSIPVMAKARIGHFVEARVLQALGVDYVDESEVLTPADYANHIDKWAFTVPFVCGATNLGEALRRITEGAAMIRSKGEAGTGDVSNATTHMRQIRAELRRLTSLPEDELYVAAKELQAPYELVKEVAATGKLPVVLFTAGGIATPADAAMMMQLGAEGVFVGSGIFKSGNPAQRAAAIVKATTFHDDPDVIAKVSRGLGEAMVGINVDDIPQPHRLAERGW, encoded by the coding sequence ATGGCCGAGATCACCACGCAGTCAAGTGCGCCCGTCACCGGCACTGCCCGCGTCAAGCGGGGCATGGCCGAGATGCTCAAGGGCGGCGTCATCATGGACGTGGTCACCGCCGAGCAGGCCAAGATCGCCGAGGACGCCGGTGCGGTCGCGGTCATGGCGCTCGAGCGGGTGCCCGCCGACATCCGCGCGCAGGGCGGCGTGTCGCGGATGAGCGACCCCGACATGATCGACAGCATCATCAGCGCCGTCTCCATCCCGGTGATGGCCAAGGCCCGCATCGGCCACTTCGTCGAGGCGCGGGTGCTGCAGGCGCTCGGCGTCGACTACGTCGACGAGTCCGAGGTGCTGACCCCGGCCGACTACGCCAACCACATCGACAAGTGGGCGTTCACGGTGCCGTTCGTGTGCGGGGCGACCAACCTGGGCGAGGCGCTGCGCCGGATCACCGAGGGCGCCGCGATGATCCGTTCCAAGGGCGAGGCGGGCACCGGCGACGTTTCCAACGCGACCACGCACATGCGCCAGATCCGGGCGGAGCTGCGCCGGCTGACCTCGCTGCCGGAAGACGAGCTGTACGTGGCGGCCAAGGAGCTGCAGGCGCCGTACGAGCTGGTCAAGGAGGTCGCGGCCACGGGCAAGCTGCCGGTCGTGCTCTTCACCGCGGGCGGCATCGCCACGCCGGCCGACGCCGCGATGATGATGCAGCTCGGCGCCGAGGGCGTGTTCGTCGGCTCGGGCATCTTCAAGTCCGGCAACCCGGCCCAGCGGGCGGCCGCGATCGTCAAGGCCACCACGTTCCACGACGACCCGGACGTGATCGCCAAGGTCTCCCGCGGCCTGGGCGAGGCCATGGTCGGCATCAACGTCGACGACATCCCGCAGCCGCACCGGTTGGCGGAGCGCGGTTGGTGA
- a CDS encoding sensor histidine kinase, producing MTRRWSIAGQLFALQVLVVSLLVAGGTAGAVLLARADARDAASEKVLAVAYTVANAPFVAQALRSPDPTSRLQPYAEATRLATETDFVVVMAPDRTRYTHPTQALIHKQFSGTIDAALAGGEVVEEFTGSLGESVRAVVPVRDDGNQIVGLVSVGITTETINRKLLHQAPTVATATAAALLLAAAGAWLLSRRLRRQTHGLGPAEMTRMYEYYDAVLHSVREGLVVVDRDGRVALVNDEGRRLLDLPDGGVTDRQVTELDLPPAVGELLASGRPAADEPVLAGTRVLVANQQVTRFDGRPLGTVLTLRDHTELRALTGELDSVRGLTEALQAQAHEAANRLHTVLTLVELGRSDEAVRLATAELALAQQLTDQVVGAVTEPALAALLLGKSAQASERGVELVIDEDSRLDGEPLPSRDLLTVVGNLVDNALEAVAGTDPPRKVTVLVRSSAEEVLIRVTDTGPGLPADHVADAFRRGWSTKQREGRGLGLALVGQVIERYGGRYEVASGPGAAITVWLPVLKRHSS from the coding sequence ATGACACGTCGTTGGAGCATCGCCGGGCAGCTCTTCGCCCTCCAGGTGCTGGTCGTGAGCCTCCTCGTGGCGGGCGGCACGGCCGGCGCCGTCCTGCTCGCGCGCGCCGACGCCCGGGACGCGGCGAGCGAAAAGGTGCTGGCCGTGGCGTACACCGTGGCCAACGCACCGTTCGTGGCGCAGGCGCTGCGCTCGCCCGATCCGACCAGCCGGCTGCAGCCGTACGCGGAGGCCACCCGGCTGGCGACGGAGACCGACTTCGTCGTGGTGATGGCGCCCGACCGCACCCGGTACACGCACCCCACCCAGGCGCTGATCCACAAGCAGTTCAGCGGCACGATCGACGCGGCGCTGGCCGGCGGCGAGGTCGTCGAGGAGTTCACCGGCAGCCTGGGCGAGTCGGTGCGCGCGGTGGTCCCGGTGCGCGACGACGGCAACCAGATCGTCGGCTTGGTCTCGGTCGGCATCACGACCGAGACGATCAATCGCAAGCTGCTGCACCAGGCACCCACCGTCGCGACCGCCACCGCCGCCGCGCTGCTGCTCGCCGCCGCCGGCGCGTGGCTGCTCAGCCGGCGGCTGCGCCGCCAGACCCACGGCCTCGGCCCCGCCGAGATGACCCGGATGTACGAGTACTACGACGCCGTCCTGCATTCGGTACGGGAGGGTCTGGTGGTGGTCGACCGCGACGGTCGGGTGGCGCTGGTCAACGACGAGGGACGGCGCCTGCTCGACCTGCCCGACGGCGGCGTGACCGACCGCCAGGTGACCGAGCTGGACCTGCCGCCCGCCGTCGGTGAGCTGCTCGCCTCCGGCCGCCCCGCCGCCGACGAACCGGTGCTGGCCGGCACCCGCGTCCTGGTGGCCAACCAGCAGGTCACCCGCTTCGACGGCCGGCCGCTGGGCACCGTGCTGACCCTGCGCGACCACACCGAGCTGCGCGCGCTGACCGGCGAGCTGGACTCCGTACGCGGGCTGACCGAGGCCCTGCAGGCCCAGGCGCACGAGGCCGCCAACCGGCTGCACACCGTCCTCACCCTGGTCGAGCTGGGCCGCTCCGACGAGGCCGTACGCCTCGCCACCGCCGAGCTGGCCCTCGCCCAGCAGCTCACCGACCAGGTGGTGGGCGCGGTGACCGAGCCGGCCCTCGCCGCGCTGCTGCTGGGCAAGTCGGCGCAGGCCAGCGAGCGCGGCGTCGAACTGGTGATCGACGAGGACTCCCGGCTGGACGGCGAGCCGCTGCCCAGCCGCGACCTGCTGACCGTGGTCGGCAACCTGGTCGACAACGCCCTGGAGGCGGTCGCCGGCACCGACCCGCCCCGCAAGGTCACCGTGCTGGTCCGCTCCTCCGCCGAGGAGGTGCTCATCCGGGTCACCGACACCGGCCCCGGGCTGCCCGCCGACCACGTCGCCGACGCGTTCCGCCGCGGCTGGTCCACCAAGCAGCGGGAGGGCCGCGGGCTCGGACTCGCCCTGGTCGGCCAGGTCATCGAGCGGTACGGCGGCCGGTACGAGGTGGCGTCCGGCCCCGGCGCCGCCATCACGGTCTGGTTGCCTGTTCTCAAGAGGCACAGTTCATGA
- a CDS encoding glycosyltransferase family 4 protein: MRIGIVCPYSFDVPGGVQNHVMDLAEALMALGHEVSVLAPADEDAPLPPYVVPAGRSVPFPYNGSVARISFGPVSTARVRRWLSRGEFDVLHVHEPFSLSLSMLAVLSARGPVVATFHTAMTRSRAMAAAQGLLQLVLERITARIAVSALARKVQVEHMAGGAVEIPNGVAVAKFADAVPLPGWPADGGALGFLGRFTEPRKGFAHLRTAYVALARQRPGLRLLVAGPGERDELLDGVPSDLHDRVEYLGKVSEADKARMLRSVDLYVAPNTGGESFGMILTEAMAAGTPIVASDLDAFRRVLDGGRAGQLFPVGDTDALAGCVADLLDDPARRAALAAHAQQVVRDFDWPVVAGRVLEVYATAIEATDGRVMEQEPS, translated from the coding sequence GTGCGGATCGGCATCGTGTGCCCGTACTCCTTCGACGTCCCAGGCGGCGTCCAGAACCACGTGATGGACCTCGCCGAGGCGCTGATGGCGCTCGGGCACGAGGTCAGCGTGCTCGCACCGGCGGACGAGGACGCGCCGCTGCCGCCGTACGTGGTGCCGGCCGGGCGGTCGGTGCCGTTCCCCTACAACGGGTCGGTGGCGCGGATCAGCTTCGGGCCGGTGTCGACCGCGCGGGTGCGGCGGTGGCTGTCCCGGGGCGAGTTCGACGTGCTGCACGTGCACGAGCCGTTCTCGCTGAGCCTGTCGATGCTGGCGGTGCTGTCCGCGCGGGGGCCGGTGGTCGCCACGTTCCACACGGCGATGACCCGGTCCCGGGCGATGGCCGCCGCGCAGGGCCTGCTGCAGCTCGTGCTGGAGCGGATCACCGCCCGGATCGCGGTCAGCGCGCTGGCCCGCAAGGTGCAGGTGGAGCACATGGCCGGCGGCGCCGTGGAGATCCCGAACGGGGTGGCGGTGGCCAAGTTCGCCGACGCCGTGCCGCTGCCCGGCTGGCCGGCCGACGGCGGCGCGCTCGGCTTCCTGGGCCGCTTCACCGAGCCGCGCAAGGGCTTCGCGCACCTGCGTACGGCGTACGTGGCGCTGGCCCGGCAGCGGCCCGGCCTGCGCCTGTTGGTAGCCGGGCCGGGCGAGCGCGACGAACTGCTCGACGGCGTGCCTTCCGACCTGCACGACCGGGTGGAGTACCTGGGCAAGGTGTCCGAAGCGGACAAGGCGCGGATGCTGCGCAGCGTCGACCTGTATGTCGCCCCGAACACCGGCGGTGAGTCGTTCGGGATGATCCTGACGGAGGCGATGGCGGCCGGGACCCCGATCGTGGCCAGCGACCTCGACGCGTTCCGCCGGGTGCTGGACGGCGGGCGGGCCGGCCAGCTGTTTCCGGTGGGCGACACCGACGCGCTGGCCGGGTGCGTGGCGGACCTGCTGGACGACCCCGCGCGCCGGGCCGCGCTCGCCGCGCACGCCCAGCAGGTGGTCAGGGACTTCGATTGGCCGGTCGTCGCCGGGCGGGTCCTGGAGGTGTACGCCACGGCGATCGAGGCCACCGACGGCAGGGTGATGGAACAAGAGCCCAGTTAA